One window from the genome of Nicotiana sylvestris chromosome 9, ASM39365v2, whole genome shotgun sequence encodes:
- the LOC104223281 gene encoding signal peptide peptidase-like — translation MKSCERLANLALAGLSLAPLVVNVDPNLNVVLTACLTVFVGCYRSVKPTPPSETMSNEHAMRFPLVGSAMLLSLFLLFKFLSKDLVNAVLTCYFFVLGIAALSATLLPAIKRFLPKKWNEDLIIWRFPIPYFNSLEVEFTRSQIVAAIPGTIFCVWYAKQKHWLANNVLGLAFCIQGIEMLSLGSFKTGAILLAGLFVYDIFWVFFTPVMVSVAKSFDAPIKLLFPTADLKRPFSMLGLGDIVIPGIFVALALRFDVSRGKEPQYFKSAFLGYAVGVVSTIVVMNWFQAAQPALLYIVPAVIGFLAVHCVWNGDVKPLLEFDESKTQSTEEVAAEESKKVE, via the exons ATGAAGAGTTGTGAGCGACTAGCAAATCTTGCTTTAGCAG GTTTGAGTTTGGCACCACTGGTCGTGAATGTGGACCCAAATTTAAATGTCGTATTAACAGCTTGCCTCACTGTTTTTGTGGGTTGCTACCGTTCTGTTAAGCCAACTCCACCTTCG GAGACAATGTCTAACGAACACGCAATGAGATTCCCCTTGGTCGGAAGTGCAATGCTCTTGTCGTTGTTCTTGCTTTTTAAGTTTCTCTCAAAAGACCTGGTTAATGCTGTGTTGACGTGCTACTTTTTTGTGCTTGGCATTGCTGCTCTTTC AGCAACACTGTTACCCGCTATCAAACGATTCTTGCCGAAAAAGTGGAATGAAGATCTCATAATTTGGCGCTTCCCAATCCCATATTTCAACT CTTTGGAGGTCGAGTTCACAAGGTCCCAGATTGTTGCTGCAATTCCTGGGACTATTTTCTGTGTATGGTATGCTAAACAGAAGCATTGGCTAGCTAACAATGTATTGGGACTTGCATTTTGTATTCAG GGGATTGAAATGCTTTCGCTTGGATCATTTAAGACTGGCGCCATACTATTG GCTGGACTTTTTGTGTATGACATCTTTTGGGTCTTTTTTACCCCAGTGATGGTTAGCGTTGCTAAGTCTTTTGATGCTCCTATTAAG CTTTTGTTCCCCACAGCCGATTTAAAACGTCCGTTTTCAATGCTTGGTCTTGGAGATATTGTAATTCCCG GCATTTTTGTGGCACTGGCACTACGCTTTGATGTCTCCAGAGGGAAAGAGCCTCAATACTTTAAAAGTGCATTTTTGGGATATGCAGTTGGTGTGGTTTCAACAATTGTTGTTATGAACTGGTTTCAAGCGGCACAG CCTGCATTGTTATATATTGTACCAGCTGTAATCGGATTTTTGGCCGTGCATTGCGTTTGGAATGGGGATGTGAAGCCG